In a single window of the Zea mays cultivar B73 chromosome 5, Zm-B73-REFERENCE-NAM-5.0, whole genome shotgun sequence genome:
- the LOC100272320 gene encoding Proteasome subunit beta type-3, which yields MSIFEYNGSAVVAMVGKNCFAIASDRRLGVQLQTIATDFRRVFKVHDKLYIGLSGLATDAQTLYQRLVFRHKLYQLMEERDMKPETFASLVSALLYEKRFGPYFCQPVIAGLGDNDEPFICTMDCIGAKELAKDFVVSGTASESLYGACESMYKPNMEPEELFETISQALQASVDRDCLSGWGGYVLVVTHTEVQERVLKGRMD from the exons ATGTCG ATCTTCGAGTACAACGGGAGCGCCGTGGTGGCGATGGTGGGGAAGAACTGCTTCGCGATCGCCAGCGACCGCCGCCTCGGCGTGCAGCTGCAGACGATCGCCACCGACTTCCGACGGGTGTTCAAGGTCCACGACAAGCTCTACATCGGGCTCTCGGGGCTCGCCACCGACGCCCAGACGCT GTATCAGCGGCTGGTGTTCAGGCACAAGTTGTACCAGCTGATGGAGGAGAGGGACATGAAGCCCGAAACCTTTGCCAGCCTTGTTTCAGCCCTCCTCTATGAGAAAAG GTTTGGACCATACTTCTGCCAACCAGTTATTGCTGGCCTAGGAGACAACGATGAGCCGTTTATATGTACCATGGACTGCATTGGTGCCAA GGAACTAGCAAAAGATTTTGTGGTCTCCGGTACTGCTTCAGAGTCACTTTATGGTGCTTGTGAGTCCATGTATAAGCCAAACATG GAACCCGAAGAACTTTTCGAGACAATCTCGCAAGCATTGCAGGCATCTGTTGATCGCGACTGCCTCAGCGGCTGGGGAGGTTATGTTCTTGTTGT CACACACACTGAAGTGCAGGAGAGAGTGctgaagggaaggatggactga